A stretch of DNA from Anaerohalosphaeraceae bacterium:
GAGACATCATCCATGGAGGCCGTCCGGAGAAACCGCCGAAGCCCTCCGGCGCCAAGCGTGCGGAGGGGCGAGAGCCGCTTTCAGGACCCTGTCGGCTCTGACGCGAGCCGTTGGGACCGCGGGGGGGCTGCCCCTGCTGGCCTTCAGGTCTGTATTCGAACGGATATTGTTTGATTTCCTTGCCTTCCCACAGGAGGGTGACGGAGGTGCTGTCAATCGCGATGACTTTGGCGCCGTTAATTTCTTCTCCGACACGGACCCATCGGTCGCCGAAAAAGGCGGCGTTGCCTAAAAGCTGGGTGGCCTGCGGGGGCTGCGGGATGATTTTGGGTGCGAAGAGGTTTCGTTCCTGCAGGGGTTTGAGCCGTGCGGATGCGGCGGACGCTGCGGCGCGGGCTTCTTTCTGAAGGGTTTCAAACCGTTCGGCGGCGGTTTCCATTCGATGAGGGTTCAAAAGGATTTCACCGGCGGCTTTGACCCAGGTGCCGAGGAGAATCAGGCCGGCGCAAGCCCAGCCGGCTCGGCGGAGCATTTTCATTGAGGTGAGCAGTTTGGGTTCTTTCTGCTGTTTCATAAGAGTATCTCCTTAGCGGCTTGCATAAGTAAAGACGGTGATTTCCCATTCGAGTTTCTGCCGGTCTTTTTGGTCGGGCTTGATGGAGCATTTCTGGACACCGACACAGTAGGGGTTCTGGGGCAGGTCGGCCAGAAGATTGAGAAGCTGCTCATATCGGCCGGTGCCCTGAGCCGTCAGATTGAGCACGATGTATCCGGCGGGGTCGTTGCGGATGGAACGGCCGCGGACCAGCTGCATCCGTCGAGAGACCAGGCCGACTTTGCGGAGCTGGTTGGTAAAGGTCTCCTGAAGGAGCGGGCCCTGCTGGTCGGAGGGTTTAGGCAGTTCGAGGACGGGGACCAACTCCATCAGCCGCTTCTGCTGCTGGGTTTGAGGGCTTTTCGGGTCCAGTTTGAGCAGGGCGGCTTTTTGACGGGCGGACTGAAGCTGCGTTCGCACTTGGCCCCAGGTTCGGGTGAGCGGTTCGACGGCCAGAAAATAGATCAGAATCAGGCCGCAAACTGTCAGGCTGAACAGCACAATTCGTTTTTCTCTCGGTTGAAGTTTTTCGAGCATAGGCATCGGTTATCCGCTGAAGTTTCGATACAGAAAACGGATACGGAAGTTAACTTTTTTGGTTTTTTCGTCGAGTGTGGGCTCGATAAGCTGAACCTGCCGAAACTCATTTCGCTGCTGGAGATTTTTCTGAAATTGATACGCCTGTTCATAGCTGGCGGCCACTCCCCGCAGTTCGACGGGTTTGCCGCGTTCGAAAAGAAACTGATCGAGCAGAAGGCCTTCGGGCTGGGTCTGGCGGAGCAAATCCAGCAGTTCAAGCAGATCCGGCCGGGCGGCGGCGACCTGCTTACGGAACTCCATCATTTGGAGCATCTGCTGAGCAGTTTGGCCTTTTTCCGCCGTGCTGAGCTGTCGCTGAAGGATGCGCAGCTCCGTTTTGTCTTTCCAATAAAGACCGAGGACTACAACGAGGACGGCCAGCAGGATAGAGAGGGCGGTTCGGCGGACGGGGGCCGAGAAGAGCTGCTGTCGAAGCGAAGGAGCCGGTTCGGTCTTTTCGATGGTAAAGTCGAAATCGATAGTCTGTCCGTCCAGAGCCAAAAGAGCCAGGCCGAGGGCTTCCGGACAGTCGACGGCGGTTTCCGGTGTCAGACGGGCCAGACGTTTTATTTTTTCAGGAGAAGGACGGCAGGGCTGAACCTGAAAGTTCTCCTGCCGAAGGTCATCGATGAGCGACGGGAAAGGCTCGACCTGCGTATCGAGAACGAAAATCGGTCTGGAGCGGATTTGGGGTGTGAGAGACTCGAGCATCTGAATGAGATCGGTTTTGAGCAGTTCGAGGGGGGCCTGCGGGTCAATGTCGATGCGGGCTGCGCCGAGAAGACGGCCTTCTTCGGCAAGAACGGCGGAGACCTGATGGGGTGTGAGCTTGAGCAGGACGGCTTCCTGCGGTCCGGGGGCGGGATGGAAAAAGGTCCGCCAGGCGGTCAGCAGTCCGACCAGGTCTGGAGCGATGGACACGGAAGCGTCGGCAGGGAGCGGTTTGGAAACGTGTTCATACAGGTCATTTTTGACGGCTGCCAGGATACAGCGGTTTTCGGAGAGGTTTTTGTCAATCCGCCAGGCCAGCCGCATGGCTGAAACCGGAAGGGGCAGATACCCTTCCGCCTGCGTACGGACGACGGCGACCAGCTGCGGGGCCGGAAGAGACGGCACCTCCAGACGGTAGAATCCGACACAGGACGAGTCGATTCCGACCGCCAGAGCGAGGGCACCGTCGCCGGGATTTGCCGGAATCGCATGGCGGAGGGACTCGGAGACGGAAGAGTTGAGGGGAACAGTTCGGAAATCGTGAACCTCGATTCCCTGCGGGCTGCGGCGGAGCCGTACGACCTGAATCAGGTTATCAGCTGCGGACCATCGCAGGCCGATGGAGGTGTTCGGCATATCGATTTTTTCTTTTTCGGCTGTCAATCCTGAATCTCCTGCTTTTCCTATTGTTCTCTCCAATAAAGGACACGTCCGTTTTGTTCATCCCGATTGAGGATGACCTCGATGGTATATTTTTGTCCGGTGGCATCGGAAACAGCGGTGCTTTGAATGGAAAAGACGCTGGAGCGGACATCGACGAAGTCGATGATTTGCCGGAGGACGGATTCGGTCATTCCCTCGACCTGTGCCAGGTCCTGAAGGGTTTCAAAGCCCGCGGCCCGTCCTTCGCGATAGGTGATGATATTTTCAGCCAGGTCCCGCTGCCCCTCCAGCAGGGCGGTCAGCACAATCAGTCCGGCGGTATTGACGTTGACTTTGCCGGCGGTAACGGTCTGGCTGCTGAAGCCGATGCGGTCGGCATTGGCCAGAACGCTTTGCCAGGAGGGCGTTGTGGCGGAGGTTTGCTGGCCGGTGCGGGTTGACGTCGCGGAAGCGGCGGTTGTGCTGCTTTGGCCGGTGCGTGAAGAGGTTCCGGATGTGCCGGTGCCGGACTGTCGGGAGGATTGCTGGTTTTGGGAACCGGAGGAGCTGGTTCCTGGAGTTGAACCGGTTCCGCCGGAGCCGGACGTGGAGGAACCGGAACCGGTGCGTCCGGAGGAACCCTGGGTCTGGCCGGAGCCGGCGGAGCTGTTTTGCCGGGAAGAGCCGGATTGACCTGACTGACCTGATTGGCCGGACTGGCCGGATTGTCTGCCGGTTTGTCCCGAAGAAGAGCCGGCGGATGAGCCGCCCGCAGATGAACCGGACGAGGTACCGGAAGAGCCTCCTGTTCCGGCAGTCGTGGAAGCCGAAGACGCCGCGGCGGTGGAGGTGGAGGTGCTTTGCGTTAGAGAGACAAGGTTCTGGAAGGGGCGGTTGTTCAGAATCCACTGGGCCTCGTTGCGGCTGAAGGACAGCGAGCTGGTCAGTTCATCCCGCTGGGCCTGGTTGATGTCGATTTTCGGATTGCCTTGGCTGTCGATGTTGGGCTGGGCCGAATGGCAGGTCAGGTAATTCATCCATCCCTCGTTTTCACTCCAGGCCAGTTCGGGCGAGGAGGGACCGTAGAAAATATCCCGGGTGACTCCTTTGACGCGAAGGAGTTCCCGGACAGTCTGGAAAGAACCGTTCCGGCAATAGTAGCCGTTTGGGAGGGTCAGATAGTATCCGGATTCGGCGCCGTCCGTGCGGATTTCTTCATCGGTATCACGCCAGTCGAGGATGCTGCTGAGGATTTCCTGCGTCATATCCGGCAGATAGGCCAGGGCGGTTTCGGAGACGGTGTTGATGTTCAGTTTGGAAGATTCATCGATAACTTTGGCGGTGAATCGGCAGCCGTAGAGCGGGACGTCGACGAGGTCGGCCTCGTTTTGAGCCCAGATATCGAGTTGGGTATCGGAGGCCCGCTCGTCCGACAGAAGCAGGGCCCGGGCGGTTTCGATCCCGGCGCGGGCGGCCCAGCGGCAGCGGATGCGTTCAACCGCCAGCTGGCTGATGCGGCTTTCAAGCATTGTCATTCGGGCGGTGACGACGGCGACGGTAGTCATCAGCATCACCAGCCACAGAACGATGACCAGGGCAGAACCGTTTTTCCGAATTGTTCGGATTTTACTGAACACCGGTTTGTGTTTCTCCTGAAGCGGCGGTATCTGTTTGAGTTGTTGCTGTCGTCGTCGAGGTGTTTTGTCCGAGATGGGGCTGTCCCGGGAAGAACATCCAGATCGTTCTTTGTAAAACTTTGGGCGCCTTGCCGGAAGACGGCTGAGATGTGTTTTGCATTTGGGAGGTGTCGGCGGCCAGCAGGTTGATTAAAACCAGCTGAGGCAGTTCGGTTTCGGTCAGCCAGTAATCCAGCCATTGGCTGCCGTCAAAGTACTGGGCCTGAAAGTCGATAATGGATTCGCTCAAAACGGTCAGAATGCCGCCGGAGGTTTCCTCCCGGTCGACTTCGACACCAACCAGAGGGCAAATCCGACGGACAAAGAGGGTCTTGTCTTCGGACTGGAGCAGGGAATATTCGACCTCGTACAAATCGGATTCTGGGGAATTCGGACGGGCTGGGTCGGTTTGATAAATCCGCATCCGCAGCGAAGGAGGCATACCGATAGCGGGGTCGGCGGCAATGGCCTCAAAGATGACTGAGTCTCGAGCGACGGAGGCCAGATCGCGTTCGAGGATTTCCGCGGCATATCGCAGGGCATCCGCGGCTTCGGAGGCCTGGTCGATGGTGGTCCGCGTCATACTGACGGAACGGAGGCCCGCTACGGCCACCAGCGCCACAAACGCCGTCAAAACGGCGGCCAAAAGTACTTCCAATAATGTAAAGCCGCGTGTTTTCATAAAGAGGTTTCACTCTGGGTTGTTTGCGATTCGGTTGTTGGGGAGGTCTGCTGAGTATCGGGCGGTTCGCAGAAGCGGGTTTGGCAGCGAATCGAATGGACTTTCGAACCGGACTTCCAGGAAACGACAATTTCCACGGAATACAAATAAGGTATATCGAGTTCTTTGATTTCGGCCTGCCAGGAATAGGATTCATCCTGAGAGAACTGCCCGGCGAACTGCCCGAGTTTCTGGAAGGCGGAGACCCCGTAGGCATCAATGAGTTTAAGCTGCATGTCGGCCAGCTCCCAGGCACGTTCGGTTTCCTGATCGAGCCGGACGGTCTGAACACTTCGGCTGCTCAGGGCACCGAGGGTCATTACAGCGCCGGCCAGCAGTGAGGAGGCCAGAATGGTCTCAAGCAGATTAAATCCGGAACGAAATGGAACGGTTTTGGTGCTCATTGGACAGCGGATTGCTCCTCATCTAAATCCACACGATCCAGCAGAAGGGTCGTCAGCTCGCCGGAGGTTACTTTGACCCGTCCGGTGATCTGATGGATGGTGACAGCGGCCTGATTTTTTCCGTCTGACAATTGGATGACAGCGGTTTTGGCGGAACCATTCGGCTGAAATTCGATTTCAAGGGCATCGGTCGGCTCGTCGCTGAGAATTAGGATTTGTTCGAACGAAACGGAGCTGGGCAGCTGGACGGTTTTTATCGGGGCTGATGCGGAGGGATTTTCCTGCGATTCAGAG
This window harbors:
- a CDS encoding GspH/FimT family pseudopilin, whose amino-acid sequence is MKKTLQQNGFTLIELLAVAAVIAAAALASTALMLRNQSKTRLLQAAQEIALTAKAARIQAVQSGQPCRLTLDRENKKVSMLPSESQENPSASAPIKTVQLPSSVSFEQILILSDEPTDALEIEFQPNGSAKTAVIQLSDGKNQAAVTIHQITGRVKVTSGELTTLLLDRVDLDEEQSAVQ
- a CDS encoding prepilin-type N-terminal cleavage/methylation domain-containing protein → MKTRGFTLLEVLLAAVLTAFVALVAVAGLRSVSMTRTTIDQASEAADALRYAAEILERDLASVARDSVIFEAIAADPAIGMPPSLRMRIYQTDPARPNSPESDLYEVEYSLLQSEDKTLFVRRICPLVGVEVDREETSGGILTVLSESIIDFQAQYFDGSQWLDYWLTETELPQLVLINLLAADTSQMQNTSQPSSGKAPKVLQRTIWMFFPGQPHLGQNTSTTTATTQTDTAASGETQTGVQ
- a CDS encoding type II secretion system protein GspK codes for the protein MFSKIRTIRKNGSALVIVLWLVMLMTTVAVVTARMTMLESRISQLAVERIRCRWAARAGIETARALLLSDERASDTQLDIWAQNEADLVDVPLYGCRFTAKVIDESSKLNINTVSETALAYLPDMTQEILSSILDWRDTDEEIRTDGAESGYYLTLPNGYYCRNGSFQTVRELLRVKGVTRDIFYGPSSPELAWSENEGWMNYLTCHSAQPNIDSQGNPKIDINQAQRDELTSSLSFSRNEAQWILNNRPFQNLVSLTQSTSTSTAAASSASTTAGTGGSSGTSSGSSAGGSSAGSSSGQTGRQSGQSGQSGQSGQSGSSRQNSSAGSGQTQGSSGRTGSGSSTSGSGGTGSTPGTSSSGSQNQQSSRQSGTGTSGTSSRTGQSSTTAASATSTRTGQQTSATTPSWQSVLANADRIGFSSQTVTAGKVNVNTAGLIVLTALLEGQRDLAENIITYREGRAAGFETLQDLAQVEGMTESVLRQIIDFVDVRSSVFSIQSTAVSDATGQKYTIEVILNRDEQNGRVLYWREQ
- a CDS encoding PilN domain-containing protein is translated as MTAEKEKIDMPNTSIGLRWSAADNLIQVVRLRRSPQGIEVHDFRTVPLNSSVSESLRHAIPANPGDGALALAVGIDSSCVGFYRLEVPSLPAPQLVAVVRTQAEGYLPLPVSAMRLAWRIDKNLSENRCILAAVKNDLYEHVSKPLPADASVSIAPDLVGLLTAWRTFFHPAPGPQEAVLLKLTPHQVSAVLAEEGRLLGAARIDIDPQAPLELLKTDLIQMLESLTPQIRSRPIFVLDTQVEPFPSLIDDLRQENFQVQPCRPSPEKIKRLARLTPETAVDCPEALGLALLALDGQTIDFDFTIEKTEPAPSLRQQLFSAPVRRTALSILLAVLVVVLGLYWKDKTELRILQRQLSTAEKGQTAQQMLQMMEFRKQVAAARPDLLELLDLLRQTQPEGLLLDQFLFERGKPVELRGVAASYEQAYQFQKNLQQRNEFRQVQLIEPTLDEKTKKVNFRIRFLYRNFSG